The Marinilongibacter aquaticus genome has a window encoding:
- the ahcY gene encoding adenosylhomocysteinase: MSTETSTYLEYKVKDISLAEWGRKEITLAEAEMPGLMEIRKEYGPSQPLKGAKIAGCLHMTIQTAVLIETLVELGAEVTWSSCNIFSTQDHAAAAIAAAGIQVYAWKGMTEEEFDWCIEQTLFFGEEQKPLNLILDDGGDLTNMVLDKYPELVQGIKGLSEETTTGVHRLYERQKKGTLSLPAINVNDSVTKSKFDNKYGCRESLVDAIRRATDLMLAGKVAVVAGYGDVGKGSSESLRGAGCRVLVTEIDPICALQAAMDGYEVVTMEEAVSRAQIFVTATGNKDIIRGEHFEKMRDKAVVCNIGHFDNEIDMAWLNKNYGNTKSVIKPQVDLYNINGNDIIVLAEGRLVNLGCAMGHPSFVMSCSFSNQTLAQIELWNNTDQYENEVYVLPKHLDEKVAALHLSHVGAALSKLTEEQAEYIGVTVEGPFKSDLYRY, translated from the coding sequence ATGTCAACAGAAACAAGCACCTATTTGGAGTACAAAGTCAAAGACATCAGTTTGGCCGAATGGGGCCGTAAGGAAATTACTTTGGCCGAGGCAGAAATGCCGGGTTTGATGGAAATCCGTAAAGAATATGGGCCTTCTCAGCCTTTGAAAGGGGCCAAAATAGCGGGCTGTTTACACATGACTATCCAAACGGCTGTGCTGATAGAAACCTTGGTTGAATTGGGTGCAGAAGTGACCTGGTCTTCTTGTAACATCTTCTCCACGCAAGACCATGCGGCTGCGGCTATTGCAGCTGCGGGAATTCAGGTGTATGCATGGAAGGGCATGACCGAGGAAGAATTTGATTGGTGTATCGAGCAAACTTTATTTTTTGGTGAAGAGCAAAAACCTTTGAACCTGATTTTGGATGACGGTGGTGATCTAACCAATATGGTTTTGGATAAATATCCAGAATTGGTGCAGGGCATCAAAGGCCTTTCAGAAGAAACCACAACGGGCGTGCACCGTTTGTACGAAAGACAGAAAAAAGGCACGTTGAGCTTGCCAGCAATTAATGTGAACGATTCTGTAACGAAATCGAAATTCGACAACAAGTACGGTTGTCGGGAGTCTTTGGTCGATGCAATCAGAAGAGCCACAGATTTGATGTTGGCTGGAAAAGTTGCGGTAGTCGCGGGATACGGTGATGTAGGAAAGGGTTCTTCAGAATCTTTGCGTGGAGCAGGCTGCCGTGTTTTGGTTACTGAAATCGATCCGATTTGTGCTTTGCAAGCGGCTATGGATGGCTACGAGGTCGTAACTATGGAAGAGGCTGTTTCGAGAGCACAGATTTTCGTCACAGCGACTGGAAATAAGGACATCATCCGTGGCGAGCATTTCGAAAAAATGCGTGATAAAGCCGTGGTGTGTAACATTGGTCACTTCGATAACGAAATCGATATGGCTTGGTTGAACAAGAATTACGGAAACACCAAATCGGTGATCAAGCCGCAAGTCGATTTGTACAATATCAATGGCAACGATATCATCGTGTTGGCCGAAGGCCGTTTGGTGAACTTGGGTTGTGCAATGGGGCACCCTTCTTTCGTGATGTCATGTTCTTTCTCAAACCAAACGTTGGCTCAAATCGAGCTTTGGAACAATACCGATCAGTACGAAAACGAAGTGTATGTATTGCCTAAGCATTTGGATGAGAAAGTGGCGGCCTTGCATTTGTCTCACGTAGGAGCGGCCTTGTCGAAACTGACAGAAGAGCAGGCTGAATACATTGGCGTAACGGTAGAAGGGCCATTTAAGTCTGATTTGTACAGATATTAA
- a CDS encoding endo-1,4-beta-xylanase, with the protein MKTKFFFLLLFILAQHSIAQYPGIESDIEANRKGELIIKTKPGEKISVEQLSHEFWFGAAISNGLAEQNWSEEDKRIYKETFLKNFNAAVTENAVKWLSMERKQGHVNYDIVDGILQWTAEHDIPLRGHNIYWGIEKFVQPWLKEMDNAELETTLRNRAHALASKYKGRFAEYDLNNEMIHGNFYADRLGEGITKKMADWVHEADPDAKLWVNDYDILTGKRLDDYMAHIRKLQAEGVPVAGIGVQGHLHAETFDRTAVKRALDSLATFGLPIRITEFNVPGQRTKWVSNKNDKLSPEQELIKAKELVDYYKVCFAHEGVEGILQWGFWEGANWIPASSMYRKDWSPTPAAEAYQDLVFKEWWTKTSGYANADGESHIPAFFRGI; encoded by the coding sequence ATGAAAACCAAATTTTTTTTTCTTCTGCTCTTTATTCTTGCCCAACATTCAATTGCTCAATATCCGGGCATTGAAAGCGACATTGAGGCCAACCGAAAAGGCGAACTCATAATCAAAACGAAACCCGGAGAGAAAATTTCCGTGGAGCAATTGAGCCACGAATTTTGGTTTGGTGCGGCTATAAGCAATGGCTTGGCCGAGCAAAACTGGTCGGAAGAAGATAAAAGGATTTACAAAGAAACGTTTTTGAAGAACTTCAATGCCGCAGTAACCGAGAATGCTGTGAAATGGCTGAGTATGGAAAGGAAGCAGGGGCATGTGAATTACGACATTGTGGACGGTATTCTGCAATGGACAGCTGAACACGATATACCGCTTCGTGGACACAACATATACTGGGGAATTGAAAAGTTTGTTCAGCCGTGGTTGAAGGAGATGGACAATGCCGAGCTAGAAACGACACTCCGAAATCGTGCCCATGCATTGGCTTCAAAATACAAGGGGCGTTTTGCAGAATATGACCTGAATAACGAGATGATTCACGGGAATTTTTATGCCGATAGATTGGGCGAGGGCATTACCAAAAAAATGGCCGATTGGGTACATGAGGCAGATCCCGATGCGAAATTGTGGGTGAATGATTACGATATTCTGACCGGTAAGCGGCTCGACGATTACATGGCTCATATTCGGAAATTGCAGGCTGAAGGTGTGCCCGTTGCGGGGATTGGTGTGCAAGGACATTTGCATGCAGAAACTTTTGATCGAACAGCAGTGAAAAGAGCTCTCGATTCGCTAGCCACTTTTGGTTTGCCCATTCGGATTACAGAATTCAATGTGCCTGGCCAACGGACAAAATGGGTCAGCAACAAAAACGATAAGCTTAGCCCGGAGCAGGAATTGATCAAAGCCAAAGAACTGGTCGACTATTACAAGGTTTGTTTTGCTCATGAAGGGGTTGAAGGCATTTTGCAATGGGGTTTTTGGGAAGGGGCCAATTGGATTCCTGCCTCGTCGATGTACCGCAAAGATTGGTCGCCTACTCCTGCGGCCGAGGCTTATCAAGATTTGGTATTCAAAGAATGGTGGACAAAAACTTCGGGTTATGCCAATGCAGACGGCGAATCGCACATTCCGGCCTTTTTTCGGGGAATATAA
- a CDS encoding GNAT family N-acetyltransferase produces MSIEITKAKTEEELQGIIALQNRNLRDNLTQEEMDKQGFVTLAYDLDFLRAMPAGNHHIIAKDGEQVIGYVLLMDRSTNHMMKEGAGIFPIFHELEYKGQKMKEVNYVSVGQVCVDKDYAGQGLLGRMYAHYRASYKDLYEMAMTDISYQNARSLKGHLKAGFQVLKRFYEPDAEEMWDIVIWDWRE; encoded by the coding sequence ATGTCAATCGAAATAACAAAGGCAAAAACAGAGGAAGAGTTGCAGGGAATTATTGCTTTGCAGAATCGAAATTTGAGAGACAATCTGACCCAAGAAGAGATGGACAAACAAGGGTTTGTCACTTTGGCCTACGATTTGGATTTTCTTCGGGCCATGCCTGCCGGCAATCATCATATTATTGCAAAAGATGGAGAACAAGTAATTGGCTATGTTTTGCTTATGGATCGTTCTACGAACCATATGATGAAAGAAGGAGCCGGAATTTTCCCCATTTTTCATGAACTGGAATACAAAGGCCAAAAAATGAAGGAGGTGAATTATGTCTCCGTGGGGCAGGTATGTGTGGATAAAGACTATGCCGGTCAGGGCTTGTTGGGTAGAATGTACGCCCATTATCGAGCGTCTTATAAAGATCTTTATGAAATGGCCATGACCGATATTTCGTATCAAAATGCCCGTTCGTTGAAAGGCCATTTAAAGGCAGGCTTTCAGGTACTCAAGCGTTTCTACGAGCCAGACGCCGAAGAAATGTGGGACATCGTAATTTGGGATTGGCGAGAATAG